One Triticum dicoccoides isolate Atlit2015 ecotype Zavitan chromosome 5B, WEW_v2.0, whole genome shotgun sequence genomic window carries:
- the LOC119312582 gene encoding serine/threonine-protein kinase BSK5-like: MGARCSKLSACWWPPHFKSPRLENGAAGEDGSGVPVFAEYSLDELRAATDGFATDRIVSEHGEKAPNVVYRGTLFSSGATVAIKRFGRSAWPDARQFVEEARAVGLLRSGRLSNLIGCCCEGGERLLVAEFMPHDTLAKHLFHWETKPLSWAMRVRAALYVAQALEYCTLKGRALYHDLHAYRVLFDVDGNPRLSCFGLMKNSRDGKSYSTNLAFTPPEYLKTGRVIPESVVYSFGTILLDLLSGKHIPPSHALDLIRGRNITVLMDSCLDGHVSSSDGTEMVRLASRCLQYEARDRPNLKAVVSALASLQKDASAPSHTLLGISQDAVKENAEQVSFSATEKAYATADLEQVHELLENEGYDEDETASFKVSLSSWPGQPSESIQVKKNGDDAFQSKDFTTVLECYSRFIDTGAMESPTMLVRRGFANVVLGRMEDALEDARRAEGISPEWPTAHYLQGMALIGLGMELDGHEKLRIAASLEAQRTGRN, from the exons ATGGGGGCTCGCTGCTCCAAGCTCTCCGCCTGCTGGTGGCCGCCGCACTTCAAATCGCCCCGCCTCG AGAACGGCGCCGCCGGGGAGGACGGCAGCGGCGTGCCGGTGTTCGCCGAGTACAGCCTCGACGAGCTCCGCGCCGCCACCGACGGCTTCGCCACGGACCGCATCGTCTCCGAGCACGGCGAGAAGGCGCCCAACGTCGTCTACCGCGGCACGCTCTTCAGCTCCGGCGCCACCGTCGCCATCAAGCGCTTCGGCCGCTCCGCCTGGCCCGACGCGCGCCAGTTCGTG GAGGAGGCTAGGGCCGTTGGGCTGCTGCGGAGCGGTCGCCTGTCCAACCTCATCGGCTGCTGCTGCGAGGGCGGCGAGCGGCTGCTCGTTGCTGAGTTCATGCCGCATGATACCTTGGCAAAGCATCTCTTCCACT GGGAGACCAAACCATTGAGCTGGGCAATGAGGGTGCGAGCTGCACTCTATGTGGCCCAAGCACTGGAATACTGCACCCTCAAAGGGAGGGCTCTCTACCATGACCTGCATGCATACAGGGTCCTCTTTGATGTG GATGGCAATCCTAGGTTGTCATGTTTTGGTTTGATGAAGAACAGCAGAGATGGGAAAAGCTACAGTACTAATTTGGCTTTCACACCTCCTGAGTACCTTAAGACAG GTAGAGTAATCCCTGAGAGTGTGGTCTACAGCTTCGGTACCATCTTGCTTGACCTCCTAAGTGGGAAGCACATTCCACCAAGCCAT GCGCTTGACCTTATCAGAGGAAGGAACATCACCGTGCTCATGGATTCTTGCTTGGATGGTCACGTCTCCAGTTCTGATGGAACAGAAATGGTGCGGTTAGCATCACGCTGCTTGCAATATGAAGCTCGCGACCGGCCAAACCTGAAAGCAGTAGTGTCTGCTCTTGCAAGCCTTCAAAAGGACGCTTCT GCTCCTTCACATACTTTACTGGGCATCTCACAGGACGCTGTCAAGGAGAATGCAGAGCAAGTTTCATTTTCTGCTACTGAGAAAGCTTATGCGACAGCGGACCTTGAGCAGGTGCATGAGTTACTGGAAAATGAGGGATATGATGAGGATGAGACAGCAAGCTTTAAG GTGTCTTTAAGCTCGTGGCCTGGCCAACCATCTGAGAGTATTCAGGTCAAGAAGAATGGAGACGATGCTTTTCAATCCAAAGATTTTACCACTGTGCTGGAGTGTTACTCAAGG TTTATCGACACCGGTGCAATGGAGTCCCCGACCATGCTAGTGCGGCGAGGCTTCGCGAACGTGGTGCTTGGCAGGATGGAGGATGCCCTGGAGGACGCAAGGAGAGCAGAGGGGATATCACCTGAGTGGCCGACGGCGCACTACCTGCAAGGGATGGCGCTCATCGGGCTCGGCATGGAGCTCGACGGCCACGAGAAGCtaaggatagccgcctccttggaaGCCCAGAGAACCGGTAGGAACTAG